A region of Polyangiaceae bacterium DNA encodes the following proteins:
- a CDS encoding acyltransferase family protein — MRLPVSPEVQERLSRLELPFNEDGLDPYGIDRQRLGFMFTAFGLFYKQYFRCRAHGVENIPKRGRAMLVGNHSGGVALDGMMVIASAFFELDPPRLAQGMAEKFLNKLPFASEWSSKTGQFTGLPEHAVRLLNEDRLLMVFPEGARGTAKLFVERYSLVRFGTGFMRLALQTKTPIVPFGFLGGGEALPTVANLEKVGRLIGAPYLPVTPYLFPVPLPVRMEVHYGEPMLPSGTGNEDDHVILDKVNAVKASIAHLIERGRRSYEAT, encoded by the coding sequence ATGCGCCTCCCCGTCTCGCCCGAAGTCCAGGAACGCCTGAGCCGGCTCGAGCTCCCGTTCAACGAAGACGGCTTGGATCCATACGGCATCGATCGACAGCGCCTGGGGTTCATGTTCACGGCCTTCGGCCTGTTCTACAAACAATACTTCCGCTGCCGGGCCCACGGCGTCGAGAACATCCCGAAGCGCGGGCGCGCCATGCTGGTGGGCAACCACTCCGGCGGGGTGGCGCTCGACGGCATGATGGTGATCGCGTCGGCCTTCTTCGAGCTCGACCCGCCGCGCTTGGCCCAGGGCATGGCGGAGAAGTTCCTGAACAAGCTGCCGTTCGCGTCCGAGTGGTCGAGCAAGACTGGGCAGTTCACCGGCCTGCCGGAGCACGCTGTGCGGCTCTTGAACGAGGACCGCTTGCTGATGGTGTTTCCCGAAGGCGCGCGCGGCACCGCCAAGCTGTTCGTGGAGCGCTACAGCCTGGTGCGCTTCGGTACCGGCTTCATGCGCCTGGCGCTCCAGACCAAGACGCCCATCGTGCCGTTCGGCTTCCTGGGCGGCGGAGAGGCGCTGCCCACGGTGGCGAACCTCGAGAAGGTCGGGCGCCTGATCGGCGCGCCCTACCTGCCGGTCACCCCCTACCTGTTCCCGGTACCGCTGCCGGTGCGCATGGAGGTGCACTACGGCGAGCCCATGTTGCCATCCGGCACCGGCAACGAGGACGACCACGTGATCCTGGACAAGGTGAACGCTGTGAAAGCGAGCATCGCGCACCTGATCGAGCGCGGGCGAAGGAGCTACGAGGCCACATGA
- a CDS encoding GMC family oxidoreductase produces the protein MILSYPDYEKQRSFSADVLVVGTGAGGAVVGTELAESGRDVLFVEEGSWIATDAFNPYSTETIPRLYRDAAATVIFGNPPIPYVEGRCVGGSTTINGGMAYRPPERVLDDWAEISPELGPRALEPLFERVERRVRVNPQLPESLGDDNRIMREGAKKMGWSYTVNQRNQEACVGANNCGLGCPTGAKQSTLVSYMPRAMAAGARCLTELRVQRLLIEGGRAVGVVARAVDPRTRRPGPEVTVRARAVVVACGAVQTPFLLLQHKLGRPSRQLGKNFLCHPNAKVVAIYPHDVRGWRGVSQASQIRHFHEDGILMAENFVTPSVLGAYMPFQGDRAWEIMQRYNQMVVSGVLVEDSSSGSVSRSIFGAPIPRYDITPLDHSRFRRGVKLLAEMHFAMGAEMVVLPFFNQHLAQSPDDLRKIDDLQQDPSTLELFTPHLMGTARMGARPEASVVDLSGRVWDLPGLYVADASLFPTAIGVNPQITIMALATRVAERIELGRLAA, from the coding sequence ATGATCCTCTCCTACCCGGACTACGAAAAGCAGCGCAGCTTCTCCGCGGACGTGCTGGTGGTGGGCACGGGCGCGGGCGGCGCCGTGGTCGGCACCGAGCTGGCGGAGAGCGGCCGCGACGTGCTGTTCGTCGAGGAGGGCAGCTGGATCGCCACGGACGCCTTCAACCCCTACAGCACCGAGACCATCCCGCGCCTGTACCGCGACGCCGCGGCCACGGTGATCTTCGGCAATCCACCCATCCCCTACGTGGAGGGGCGCTGCGTCGGCGGCAGCACCACCATCAACGGCGGCATGGCCTACCGCCCGCCGGAGCGCGTGCTGGACGATTGGGCCGAGATCAGCCCGGAGCTCGGGCCGCGGGCGCTCGAGCCGCTGTTCGAGCGGGTGGAGCGGCGCGTGCGCGTGAACCCCCAGCTGCCGGAGAGCCTGGGGGACGACAACCGCATCATGCGCGAGGGCGCGAAGAAGATGGGCTGGTCGTACACGGTGAACCAGCGCAACCAGGAGGCCTGCGTCGGCGCCAACAACTGCGGGCTCGGCTGCCCCACCGGCGCCAAGCAGTCCACGCTGGTGAGCTACATGCCGCGCGCGATGGCCGCCGGGGCCCGCTGCCTGACCGAGCTCCGGGTGCAGCGCCTGCTGATCGAAGGCGGGCGCGCCGTCGGGGTGGTCGCCCGCGCCGTCGATCCGCGCACCCGCCGCCCGGGGCCGGAGGTCACGGTGCGCGCCCGCGCCGTCGTGGTCGCCTGCGGCGCCGTGCAGACGCCGTTCCTGCTGTTGCAGCACAAGCTCGGGCGCCCCAGCCGGCAGCTCGGCAAGAACTTCCTCTGCCACCCCAACGCCAAGGTCGTCGCGATCTACCCGCACGACGTTCGCGGCTGGCGCGGCGTCAGCCAGGCCTCGCAGATCCGCCATTTTCACGAGGATGGCATCCTGATGGCGGAGAACTTCGTCACCCCCAGCGTGCTCGGCGCCTACATGCCGTTCCAGGGCGACCGCGCCTGGGAGATCATGCAGCGCTACAACCAGATGGTCGTGTCCGGCGTGCTGGTGGAGGACTCGTCGTCTGGCTCGGTGTCGCGCAGCATCTTCGGGGCGCCCATCCCGCGCTACGACATCACCCCGCTCGATCACAGCCGCTTCCGGCGCGGGGTGAAGCTGCTCGCCGAGATGCACTTCGCCATGGGCGCCGAAATGGTGGTGCTGCCGTTCTTCAACCAGCACCTGGCCCAGAGCCCGGACGACCTTCGCAAGATCGACGACCTTCAGCAGGACCCGAGCACGCTCGAGCTCTTCACGCCGCACCTGATGGGGACGGCGCGCATGGGTGCCCGACCGGAGGCCTCCGTCGTGGATCTGTCGGGGCGGGTCTGGGACCTGCCGGGCCTCTACGTGGCGGACGCCAGCCTGTTCCCGACCGCGATCGGCGTAAACCCGCAGATCACCATCATGGCGCTGGCCACCCGCGTGGCGGAGCGCATCGAGCTCGGACGCCTGGCAGCCTGA
- a CDS encoding SDR family oxidoreductase: protein MKVLVTGISGKVGQLVCHELLAAGHEVAGIDRRPWAGAPEGVVVHESDIRKRAAEDAFRTERPDAVIHMATVTHLTAQSEDRYRINLGGTKSIFDCCQRYGVKQALFVGRHTYYGAAADSPLYHTEDEPPLGLETFPELADLVAADLYAGTALWRFPEIDTAVLRVVYTLGPSRSGTLSSFLRGPRVPLILGYDPLFHFMHEEDVARAIVAALDKKLRGVFNVAGPQPLPLSVIIGQAGLEPLLVPEPLFRSLLGRFGLPRLPRGALNHIKYPVVIDGSSFRDKTGFRHQHDEHATIAAFRRAARL, encoded by the coding sequence ATGAAGGTCCTGGTCACCGGCATCTCCGGCAAGGTCGGCCAGCTCGTGTGTCATGAGCTGTTGGCGGCGGGTCATGAGGTCGCGGGCATCGACCGCCGGCCCTGGGCGGGCGCGCCGGAGGGCGTGGTGGTCCACGAGAGCGACATTCGCAAGCGCGCCGCCGAAGACGCCTTCCGCACCGAGCGCCCCGACGCGGTGATCCACATGGCCACGGTCACCCACCTGACCGCGCAGAGCGAGGACCGCTACCGCATCAACCTGGGCGGGACCAAGTCCATCTTCGACTGCTGCCAGCGCTACGGCGTGAAGCAGGCGCTCTTCGTCGGTCGCCACACTTATTACGGTGCCGCCGCGGACTCGCCGCTCTACCACACCGAGGACGAGCCACCGCTCGGGCTCGAGACCTTCCCGGAGCTCGCCGATCTGGTGGCCGCGGATCTCTACGCGGGCACGGCGCTCTGGCGCTTCCCGGAGATCGATACCGCGGTCTTGCGCGTGGTCTACACCCTCGGCCCCTCCCGCTCCGGTACGCTGTCGTCGTTCTTGCGCGGTCCCCGCGTGCCGTTGATCCTCGGCTACGATCCGCTGTTCCACTTCATGCACGAGGAAGACGTGGCCCGGGCCATCGTCGCCGCCCTCGACAAGAAGCTGCGCGGCGTGTTCAACGTGGCGGGGCCGCAGCCGCTGCCGCTTTCGGTCATCATCGGCCAGGCCGGCCTCGAGCCACTCCTGGTGCCGGAGCCGCTGTTCCGTTCCCTGCTCGGCCGCTTCGGACTGCCCCGCCTGCCGCGCGGCGCGCTCAATCACATCAAGTACCCGGTGGTGATCGACGGCAGCTCGTTCCGCGACAAGACCGGCTTCCGGCACCAGCACGACGAGCACGCGACCATCGCGGCCTTCCGGCGCGCGGCGCGCCTCTAG
- a CDS encoding FadR family transcriptional regulator codes for MSEPASKIESTVYVDLRRQILNGELSPGERLPGERELAAKYHTNRNTLREAVRRLEQARLVTVRHGQGVTVADFRRTGTMELLPAFLEAASDPTETFHILEDILPARLMVLEFAARLAVRRANKSDIERLRDITELLIPAFERGDQVVIAHGFQRWLDALIDAGHSIAIRWVANPFLEAYRDILDRFPALWVLEPSFPQHLRDFIAALDAGNEERAIDVTRVYYRRVDQNFTKAMQSALGGRATSQDSPEPRKKRRER; via the coding sequence ATGTCCGAGCCCGCTTCCAAGATCGAGAGCACCGTCTACGTGGATCTGCGCCGCCAGATCTTGAACGGTGAGCTGAGCCCCGGCGAACGACTGCCCGGCGAACGCGAGCTCGCGGCCAAGTACCACACCAACCGCAACACGCTGCGCGAAGCCGTCCGGCGACTCGAGCAAGCGCGGCTGGTCACGGTGCGGCACGGCCAGGGCGTGACCGTTGCGGACTTCCGGCGCACCGGGACCATGGAGCTCCTGCCCGCCTTCCTCGAGGCGGCCTCGGACCCGACGGAGACCTTCCACATCCTGGAGGACATCCTGCCGGCGCGCCTGATGGTGCTCGAGTTTGCGGCGCGGCTCGCCGTGCGACGCGCCAACAAGAGCGACATCGAGCGCCTGCGCGACATCACGGAGCTGCTCATCCCGGCCTTCGAGCGCGGCGATCAGGTGGTCATCGCGCACGGCTTCCAGCGCTGGCTCGACGCCCTGATCGACGCCGGGCACTCCATCGCCATTCGCTGGGTCGCGAACCCGTTCCTCGAGGCGTACCGAGACATCCTCGACCGCTTCCCGGCCCTGTGGGTGCTCGAGCCGAGCTTCCCGCAGCACCTCCGGGACTTCATCGCCGCGCTCGACGCCGGCAACGAGGAGCGCGCCATCGACGTCACGCGCGTCTACTACCGGCGCGTGGACCAGAACTTCACCAAGGCCATGCAGAGCGCGCTGGGCGGGCGCGCCACTTCGCAAGACAGCCCGGAACCTCGCAAGAAGCGGAGAGAGAGATGA